The following coding sequences lie in one Rhizobium rhododendri genomic window:
- a CDS encoding L,D-transpeptidase family protein — MFTRLVLGIGLLSATAVTHPAEAADARVLQIVVSTNRQQLSVYDGDTVVATSKVSTGKSGHSTPSGIFSVLEKEVYHRSNIYSNSPMPFMQRLTWSGIALHESSSVPNYPASHGCVRMPKAFAKKLYAMTQPGVHVVINDAAVVPQPIEHATLFHPLAPTVSGPMFSELSLRPTTSGFLLRAEPVEVAMNDTAALPPPPALTAPRNEAPLSILITRRGLRENVRDLQQLLSTLGFDAGLPDGYLGPATVRAIRDFRSAHGLPATGGLIGPELMKAVYAAAGKGEPPNGAIMVRQGFKPVLEASATIAEPQEALGTHFFTAHDVERAIGQAQWYGMTLEGDLSRDTKKRFGITSEKQSEALDAADRALDRISIPDDVRQKIEGLLTTGSSLTISDTGVGPETGEGTDFITITRHGGLATKG; from the coding sequence ATGTTTACGCGTCTGGTTCTTGGTATCGGCTTGCTTTCGGCTACCGCAGTGACCCATCCGGCCGAGGCGGCCGATGCCCGGGTGCTTCAGATCGTCGTGTCGACGAACCGGCAGCAGTTATCGGTCTATGACGGCGACACCGTGGTCGCGACCTCGAAAGTATCGACTGGAAAATCCGGCCATTCGACGCCATCGGGCATCTTTTCGGTCCTGGAAAAGGAGGTCTACCACCGCTCAAACATCTATTCGAATTCGCCGATGCCGTTCATGCAAAGGCTGACGTGGTCGGGCATCGCGCTCCACGAATCCAGCTCTGTGCCGAACTATCCGGCCTCTCACGGCTGCGTCCGCATGCCAAAAGCCTTCGCCAAGAAGCTCTACGCAATGACGCAGCCCGGCGTGCACGTTGTCATCAATGACGCCGCCGTCGTACCCCAGCCGATCGAGCATGCGACGCTGTTTCATCCGCTGGCCCCGACGGTCAGTGGCCCGATGTTTTCCGAGCTGTCTCTGCGTCCGACGACGTCAGGCTTTCTGTTGCGCGCCGAGCCGGTGGAAGTAGCCATGAACGACACTGCCGCGCTGCCACCGCCGCCGGCACTCACTGCCCCGCGCAACGAGGCGCCGCTGAGCATCTTGATCACCCGACGGGGCTTGCGCGAAAACGTCCGCGACCTGCAGCAACTTCTATCCACGCTCGGCTTCGATGCAGGCCTTCCTGACGGCTATCTCGGCCCTGCCACCGTCCGGGCTATCCGCGATTTTCGGAGTGCCCATGGTCTCCCCGCAACAGGCGGGCTGATCGGGCCGGAACTGATGAAGGCCGTCTATGCCGCCGCCGGCAAGGGCGAACCACCGAACGGTGCCATCATGGTCCGCCAGGGCTTCAAGCCGGTGCTCGAGGCGTCGGCAACCATTGCGGAGCCACAGGAAGCTCTCGGAACGCATTTCTTTACCGCCCACGACGTGGAACGCGCCATTGGCCAGGCGCAGTGGTACGGCATGACGCTTGAGGGCGACCTGTCCAGGGATACGAAAAAGCGCTTCGGCATTACCAGCGAGAAACAATCGGAAGCCTTGGATGCCGCCGACCGGGCACTCGACCGCATCTCGATCCCCGACGACGTCAGGCAAAAGATCGAGGGCCTGCTGACAACGGGATCGTCGCTGACCATATCGGACACCGGCGTCGGCCCGGAGACCGGCGAAGGCACCGACTTCATCACTATCACGCGGCATGGCGGGCTGGCTACGAAGGGGTAA